The following is a genomic window from Sutcliffiella horikoshii.
TTTATGTATTACTAAGGGTCAATGAAGGGGAAATTCGTTTTTATATTCTTATTGCCCTCGTATGCGGCTTTGCAGCTTATCAAAGCTTATTCCGGTATTTTTATTTAAGCCTGCTAGAATCCATCATACAACTTGTCATCAATTTGTATCGCTTCTTGGAAAAAATGGTAAGAATACTGATAGTGAAGCCTATTCAACTATTAGTACAAGCACTTATTGTATTATTATTAGGTATCTGGAAGTTCCTTTATTCGACAGTCCGCTTTCTGCTTTTGATTTTATGGCGGATTGTTAAAATTTGTTCATTACCATTTAGGTGGATCCTTATGCTAGTATGGAAGTTGGTCCCGAACGTTGTCAAAAAATATTTACACATTGTTTTCAAAAAACTTGAAGGATTTTTCACACTAGTAAAGAATAGGAAACATAGTATAATAAATAGAGTAAAGAACTTTTGGAAAAAGCGCTAGGAGAGGAATGATAAGATGAGCGCGGCAAAAGATGATAAGGTATCAAAAATCCATTCCGATTATTCCAAGCAAAAACAGGAC
Proteins encoded in this region:
- the yabQ gene encoding spore cortex biosynthesis protein YabQ: MTLTTQLYTMLAMIGMGAWLGAAIDTYGRFLKREKRAKWVVFIHDILFWLLQALIGFYVLLRVNEGEIRFYILIALVCGFAAYQSLFRYFYLSLLESIIQLVINLYRFLEKMVRILIVKPIQLLVQALIVLLLGIWKFLYSTVRFLLLILWRIVKICSLPFRWILMLVWKLVPNVVKKYLHIVFKKLEGFFTLVKNRKHSIINRVKNFWKKR